The following are encoded in a window of Kitasatospora fiedleri genomic DNA:
- a CDS encoding LuxR C-terminal-related transcriptional regulator translates to MRALGDGRGEPGAEQGRLSTLLGLNDHLLEVYRTVVARPGWGVPEIAHHLTMAETEVRTCLDGLAELSMLYAPEDSAGPVALNPEIGLAALLNRRESEIRAQQAQLADARSEAAELAAVYSAHWGQRGNLSLERLDEVASVRARLAELAGQARQELMSFMPGGAQSREALDASRPLDERTLAAGVRIRTLYLDSVRNDRATTEYAHWLAGLGGEIRTIPSLPIRMLIVDRETALLPADPKNTKVGAVMVRAPGVLAALVHLFEVSWQQGQPLEGVRPGKQDGPTAQELELLRLLEAGSTDQVAARQLGVSLRTVRRMMADLTGRLGARSRFEAGVLAGRAGWI, encoded by the coding sequence ATGCGTGCATTGGGCGACGGCAGGGGAGAACCCGGAGCGGAGCAGGGGCGGCTCTCCACCCTGCTGGGGCTGAACGACCACCTGCTGGAGGTCTACCGCACGGTGGTCGCCCGCCCCGGCTGGGGGGTCCCCGAGATCGCCCACCACCTCACGATGGCCGAGACCGAGGTCCGCACCTGCCTGGACGGCCTGGCCGAACTCTCCATGCTGTACGCGCCGGAGGACTCCGCCGGCCCCGTCGCGCTCAACCCCGAGATCGGGCTGGCCGCGCTGCTGAACCGGCGCGAGAGCGAGATCCGGGCCCAGCAGGCCCAGCTCGCCGACGCCCGCAGCGAGGCCGCCGAGCTGGCCGCCGTCTACTCGGCGCACTGGGGCCAGCGCGGCAACCTCAGCCTGGAGCGGCTGGACGAGGTGGCCTCGGTCCGGGCCCGGCTGGCCGAACTGGCCGGGCAGGCGCGGCAGGAGCTGATGTCCTTCATGCCGGGCGGCGCGCAGAGCCGGGAGGCGCTGGACGCCAGCCGCCCGCTGGACGAGCGGACCCTGGCCGCCGGTGTCCGAATCCGCACCCTCTACCTGGACAGCGTCCGCAACGACCGCGCCACCACCGAGTACGCCCACTGGCTGGCCGGCCTCGGCGGCGAGATCCGCACCATCCCGTCGCTGCCGATCCGGATGCTGATCGTGGACCGGGAGACGGCGCTGCTCCCGGCCGACCCGAAGAACACCAAGGTCGGCGCCGTCATGGTGCGCGCGCCCGGGGTGCTGGCCGCGCTGGTGCACCTCTTCGAGGTGTCCTGGCAGCAGGGCCAGCCGCTGGAGGGGGTGCGGCCCGGCAAGCAGGACGGGCCGACGGCGCAGGAGCTGGAGCTGCTGCGGCTGCTGGAGGCGGGCAGCACCGACCAGGTGGCGGCCCGTCAGCTCGGCGTCTCGCTGCGCACGGTGCGGCGGATGATGGCGGACCTCACCGGCCGGCTCGGCGCCCGCAGCCGCTTCGAGGCCGGGGTGCTGGCGGGCCGGGCCGGCTGGATCTGA